From a region of the Canis lupus dingo isolate Sandy chromosome 5, ASM325472v2, whole genome shotgun sequence genome:
- the LOC125755118 gene encoding uncharacterized protein LOC125755118, protein MILSLEREETLSGSLIPSAALMMKENGNEAELRGGGSEMLVGSLLRCEGLSPWLFSRFSCDHVIQHRAPGPSGKAALLHLGPSTPLPASPPRICHGSLAILNSQRGSHIPAEFCFGAHFLNTGGTRSVSFDGDEASIIRGSGNNTQHYIHQRGYHTNAKKLSLEGEKGLTMGLLGHIQVVDVCVKFILACSEESAHPLCSHSRGLACYCSGLRGVVVKLPRSLLNPVARPDSGVEECSQLLPDDKVAAMGDSRETAVVQ, encoded by the exons ATGATCCTATCtctggagagagaagagacactCTCAGGAAGTCTTATCCCATCTGCAGCCCTCATGATGAAGGAGAATGGAAATGAAGCAGAGCTCCGAGGTGGGGGCTCTGAAATGCTGGTGGGGAGTTTGCTGAGATGTGAAGGCCTCAGCCCGTGGCTTTTCTCCCGCTTCTCTTGTGACCACGTGATTCAGCACAGAGCCCCCGGCCCCTCTGGCAAGGCTGCCCTCCTTCACCTTGGGCCCTCAACTCCTCTTCCAGCCTCTCCACCCAGGATCTGCCATGGGAGCCTGGCCATCTTAAATTCACAGAGAGGAAGCCATATTCCCGCAGAGTTCTGCTTTGGG GCCCATTTCCTGAACACAGGTGGCACTCGGTCAGTGTCTTTTGATGGTGATGAAGCAAGCATCATCAGAGGTTCTGGAAACAACACACAGCACTACATTCACCAACGTGGGTATCACACAAATGCGAAAAAATTGTCTCTGGAAGGTGAGAAAGGGCTCACGATGGGACTATTAGGACACATACAAGTGGTGGATGTGTGTGTGAAATTCATTTTAGCCTGTTCTGAAGAATCTGCCCATCCTTTGTGCTCGCATTCCCGTGGATTGGCATGCTACTGTTCTGGCCTGCGGGGAGTTGTAGTTAAACTCCCCAGATCTCTATTGAACCCCGTTGCTAGACCAGATTCTGGGGTAGAAGAGTGTTCCCAACTCCTGCCAGATGATAAAGTAGCAGCCATGGGGGACTCCAGGGAAACAGCTGTAGTCCAGTAA